The DNA region CAAAAATGGGATTGCGAAAAATAACTAAATATTATTGAGCCGAAAGCAAAATCATTAGTCGGTTTTGAGATATTTTACCTCTACCGCAGAGCAGATATTTGCTAGGGTACGTCAAAAGATATACAGTATCCTCAGTGTTGTAGATTCAGTATATGCAGAGAATTGAAAATCAGCAATTTGGTTTAATTGTCTAATTCATAAAATTAATTTATTGGAATAATATTTGATTGTAGCAATCAGAGGTTAATTTTAGCTGTCAATTTCACTAATCTTTCTCCGGCTGATTGCAAGGTATCGGTTTTTTTACTAAAACAAAAGCGGATGAATGAATTGCCTTTTTCTGGTTGACTGAAAAAGCTAGAACCAGGAACAACAGCCACCCCAATTTCTTTAATTAAATAATTAGTAAATTCAATATCTGTTTTGTAACCAAATTTGGCAATTTCAGCAAATATATAGTAAGCGCCTTGCGGTACAAAATAAGGAATACCTGCCTGATCTAAAATTGATAACAGATTGTCTCTTTTTTGATGATAAAGTTTAGCAAGTTCTTCATAATAGGATGGCGGTAGTTGCATGGCAGCAACTCCGGCTCGTTGCAATGGTGCAGGTGCGCCTACAGTGAGAAAGTCATGAACTTTTCTGATAGCTCCTGTTAATGCTGGTGTTGTCACAATATAGCCAACACGCCAGCCAGTCACGCTGTATGTTTTAGAAAGACCATTGATAGTAATTGTGCGTTCTTCCATTCCCGGAAGTGTCGCTAGGGCAATATGTTGATTGCCGTCATAGAGAATGTGTTCGTAAATTTCATCTGTGAAAGCTAGAACATCCCACTTTTGACAAAGTTCAGCAATTATGGTTAGTTCTTCACGAGTAAAAACTTTACCTGTCGGATTGTGTGGAGTATTAATAATAATTGCTTTGGTTTTGTTGTTAAAAGCTTGACGTAACTGAGTTTCATCAAATCTCCAATCAGGGGGATGTAGCGTGATGTATCGGGGTGTTGCCCCTGCGAGAATTGCATCAGGCCCGTAGTTTTCGTAATAAGGTTCAAAGACAATTACTTCATCACCTGGATCAATAGTTGCTAACATCACAGCTGCCATTGCTTCTGTAGAACCACAGGTGACAGTGATTTGTGTTTCTGGATTAATTTCTAGACCTAAATACCACCTAACTTTACTCGCGATCGCTTCTCGAAATGCTTTGTCTCCCCAAGTAATTGCATATTGATTAACATCAGCTTCAATTGCTTGATAAGCTGCTTGTTTCAACTCTAACGGACAGGAAAAATCAGGAAATCCCTGCGCTAAATTCACTGCACCATATTGGACAGCTAATCGAGTCATTTCTCGAATTACAGATTCTGTAAATTGTTGCGCTTTCGCAGAGATTTTTTGACGCTGAATTTCTCTCACCTAACTTCTCCTATGACTGGGGAATTAATCAATACTTTTACAGTTCTTGGGGATTGGGTCGCCAGCGTAAAACATAAGCTTCTAAAACGCGCACACCCCAATCGAGTAAAACGCTAATAAATGCCAAAACTACCAATATTGCCCAGGCTTGATCAACGTTTAAAGTTCCCTGGGCTGACATTAACAAATAACCCAATCCCTGGGTTGAACCGATATACTCAGCCACTAAAGCACCAACCAATGCCATACCTAAACTAGTACGAATCCCCGCAATTACCCAACTCAGCACTGAAGGTAATACAACCATATACAACATTTGCCAGCGATTTGCCCCCATCACTTGAAATGCAGAAACTAACTCGCGTTCAATACTTTGGAGTCCTTGATATGTTGTAAAAAATATTGGAAAAAACGCGGCTAAAGCTGCCAATAATACTTTTGAGAGTAATCCAATGCCAAACCAAACAATAAAAAATGGCGCTAAAGCAATTCTTGGTAAGGAATTAAATATCTGAACGTAAGGAAGGGTGATTTTAGCTCCTGATGGTGAATATGCTAAAATTATTCCCAGACTTACACCGCCAGTCATGGCTAAAACTAGTCCAGTCATTGCCTCTTGAAACGTCACAAAAATATGTTGAAATATACTCCCGCTAGATAGTAGTTGCCATATCTGCTGCACAATCAAACTAGGTTTACCAACAAGTGCTGGTTCAATAAAGGGAGAAATATTAAATGCACCTGTGCCGATTTCCCACACCAGTAAAATGACAACCAATGGTGTGATTTGGATGGCTAGTTGTATGATGCGTTTTTCCCAACTAATTTGATTAGGAAGAGAACTGATATTTTTTGATTTATTGTTACTAAAAGCAAGAGCAGATTGTCCCAGGGTTAAGCTGCGATCGCGGGTGGTTTTCATATTATGCAATTAAGTTTTTAACAGGGAAATCCCTCGGTCTGGTTGTAATACTTGCGTGGTTAACTCTGACCACATCTCACGCTGGATTTGTTGAAATTTGGGGTCAGTCCGAATGGCGATCGCCGAGCGTTCTGGAGGTAAGTCAATCTGAAATTCCTTGACAATTTTACCAGGACGCGCACTCAATAAAAATACACGCTGTGATAATGCGATCGCTTCATCTAGGTCATGTGTTACCAACACAAATGTACATCCCGTATCACGCCAAACTCGTAAGAATTCATCTTGTAAAAGAGCGCGTGTTTGGGCATCCAAACTACTCAAAGGCTCATCAAGTAATACGACATCAGGTTGATAAATTAATGTCCGAATCAGTAATACACGCTGCTGCATTCCTCCTGATAATTCCCTCGGAAAACTATTTTCAAAACCTGATAAGCCATATTTTTCGAGCATAGCCAAGGCTATTTTTCTTCTTTCATACCGGGGTACACCACGAATTTCTAAAG from Aulosira sp. FACHB-615 includes:
- a CDS encoding aminotransferase class I/II-fold pyridoxal phosphate-dependent enzyme; amino-acid sequence: MREIQRQKISAKAQQFTESVIREMTRLAVQYGAVNLAQGFPDFSCPLELKQAAYQAIEADVNQYAITWGDKAFREAIASKVRWYLGLEINPETQITVTCGSTEAMAAVMLATIDPGDEVIVFEPYYENYGPDAILAGATPRYITLHPPDWRFDETQLRQAFNNKTKAIIINTPHNPTGKVFTREELTIIAELCQKWDVLAFTDEIYEHILYDGNQHIALATLPGMEERTITINGLSKTYSVTGWRVGYIVTTPALTGAIRKVHDFLTVGAPAPLQRAGVAAMQLPPSYYEELAKLYHQKRDNLLSILDQAGIPYFVPQGAYYIFAEIAKFGYKTDIEFTNYLIKEIGVAVVPGSSFFSQPEKGNSFIRFCFSKKTDTLQSAGERLVKLTAKINL
- a CDS encoding ABC transporter permease, producing the protein MKTTRDRSLTLGQSALAFSNNKSKNISSLPNQISWEKRIIQLAIQITPLVVILLVWEIGTGAFNISPFIEPALVGKPSLIVQQIWQLLSSGSIFQHIFVTFQEAMTGLVLAMTGGVSLGIILAYSPSGAKITLPYVQIFNSLPRIALAPFFIVWFGIGLLSKVLLAALAAFFPIFFTTYQGLQSIERELVSAFQVMGANRWQMLYMVVLPSVLSWVIAGIRTSLGMALVGALVAEYIGSTQGLGYLLMSAQGTLNVDQAWAILVVLAFISVLLDWGVRVLEAYVLRWRPNPQEL
- a CDS encoding ABC transporter ATP-binding protein, encoding MSVPTISTHNLSISYWSKNKRIEALQNVSLTINAGEFVSLIGPSGCGKSTLLNVIAGLINSGTEVNGSFNISGIKEIGYLFQKQTLLPWRTVIDNVTAPLEIRGVPRYERRKIALAMLEKYGLSGFENSFPRELSGGMQQRVLLIRTLIYQPDVVLLDEPLSSLDAQTRALLQDEFLRVWRDTGCTFVLVTHDLDEAIALSQRVFLLSARPGKIVKEFQIDLPPERSAIAIRTDPKFQQIQREMWSELTTQVLQPDRGISLLKT